GGAATCGGAGATGTCCGGGTACCATGCCTCGTTCACTCCGTGGAGGGGGAGAGAGAACCGGAAGGATCGGGATCGAACGCGCCGTCGGGAGCACCGGCCAGGATCCAGGCCTCGATCAGGGCGATCGAGTCGGCGCCGAGGGGCGGACCGCCCGCCGGCATCAGAGGCCCGTACACTCCGGTGTCGGTGATCTTGTTGAACAGGACGGAAGCGGACGGATCGCCCGGGTCGATGCGCGGCGCCTGGTAGCTGGGCGACGTGACGCCCACCAGGTTCGAGTGACTCTCGCCAGCCCGAAGATCCAGGCCACCGTTGCCGTTGGCCCCGTGACACGCCGGGCCGCAGCTCGCGTCGAAGATCGGCTGGACGTCGTCGGCGAAGGTCGTCTCCGTGGGGTCGGGATCGGGGTCGCTGCCGCCCGGATCCACGGGATCGCCGTCATCGGAACAACCGGCCAGTCCCGCGAGGCCGGCCACGAACAGAAGGGGGAGCCATCGATCGGGTCGGAAGAAGGTCATCGGGTCACCTCGGAATCGCCGGGGATCGCCACCAGCTCGAGCTGGACGTCCTGTTCCTCGGCGAGCTTCATCATGAGGAACTTCGGGCGGGGAATGTCGTGCTCGGAGAGCACCACGGGAAAGCGGGTCTCGACGGTCATCGAGCCGTCGTCGCGATGCGCGATGGTCACGGCCAGGTTCCGCTCGCGCGTCACCCCGTGCAACGTGAAGGTGCCGGGCAGTTCGAGGATCGTGCTACCTCCGCTCGGAATCGCCGCGGGCCACGTCGCGCCGTCGCTCTCGCCCTCGAAGACGGCCACGGGGAATTCGTCGGTGTGCAGGTGGTTGTCGCGCATGTGACGGTTGCGCAGGCCGATCCCGGTGTCGAGCGAGGCCATGTCGACCTCGACGCGCCAACGCGCGCCCGACCGCAGGTCGGCCAGGTCGACCTCGATCCATCCCCGCACTTCATCGGTGGAACCGTCGAAGCTCTCGACGGTGGCCTCGGAGTGGAACCGGACCTCGTTCGGCTCACCGGGTTCGATCCGGTAGCGCGTGGCCGCGCCCGTTGCCGGACGGACCGCGACGAACGCGAGGCCGACACAACAGGCGAGATAGAGAAGGACACGGGGCATGGACATCACCGGACCGGGAAGGGGGATCAGAAGAGGAAGTGCAAGACCATGTCGCCCCGGACCCGGTCGTCCTCGTCGACGGCCGGGCCGGAGTCGGGGTCCTCGAAGCGTGCCAGGGCCTGGATGCCGACGAAGGGCGTGAACAGGGCGTCGAAGCCGACCCCCCAACGCTGCCGCGTTCCCGACTCGAGATCGCGGTCGGGGTCGTGGAAGTCGTGCTGGAGAAGAACCGTCCACCCCTGGTGCACGGTCCAGGCGAGCTGTTGCGAGACGATCCATTCGTCCCGGTCGTCGGCCGCACGCACCGCGTCGAGCTGACCGAGCCACGTGGCCGGCCCCAGGTTCACCGCGCCGAAGGCACCCACGGCGGTGCGATCTCCCGCGCGTTGCTGCCGCCGCAGCGCCGAGCCGCCGAGTGCCACGTCGACCGATCCGAAACTCTGCCGCTCGACCGCGCGCACCGCCCAGCTCTCGCCCACCTCACCACCGCCCGCTTGCAACGACGCGCTCAACTGCAGACTTCCCGGTGAGACCCCGAGCTCGAGCCCCGAGTCCTCCCAGGCCACCGGACTGGGTTCACCTTCGGTGGCCAACAGGTGACGGCGCGTGAAGATCTGGTGATCGGCGAAGCGCCACCCGTAGGCGGGAACGAAGCGGCCGGCCTTCAACCATCCCTGCCACGGCAGGACCCGCGCCAGACCCCACGCCTCGCTGCGACGACCGTTGCCGACGTCGACGGCCACCGAGGTGCGTTCGTCCATCTGCAGTACCACGTGCACGTCGGACTGCATGGTCAGGAACCGACTCGGGTCGGCATCGTCGTCCGATCCGGTCGTCAACAGGCGCAGGTCGGCACCCACCGTGAGATGATCACCGATCGAAGGGGAGATCGACTCCGCGGCCGATTCGGGATCGCTGCGCCAGACCAGCTCCGCCGGGACCAGGTACTGCGTGGCGTAGGCCGAGCGCAGCCCTCCTCCCGTGGGATCGTGGTGGCACAGGTTGCAGTCCTGCCCGTAGGCGGCTGCGTATCGAGGGAGGGCCCGGGCCTCGCCGGGGCCCACCAGCCCACCGGCGAGGAACGCCAGTCCGACCAGCAGTCTCCGGACGAGACCGCTGGTCGAGAGGCGTCGAGCGACGAGAGGCATGGTGTCTTCGCTCCCCGGGAAACGAGAAGGCGGACCGCTCGTGACGGCCCGCGGGAACTGGAACGGACCGTCGATCAGCGCGACGAGAAGTCGTCGGGCGCGACGGTGAACCACACGCCGTTCACGCCGTCACCGTTGCGCTGGCCCGGACCCGTGTCCCCGCCGAAGTAGTACAGCGGTCGACCGCGATAGGTGGATTGCATGGTTCCGTCGGACCGCTCGAACTCGCCGAGGTCGTCGGAGTCCAGCAACGACGGCAGGTCGTCGTCGGTCGCGTGGAAGACCGGCCAGTTCTGCAGACAGGTGGCCGAAGTGCAGGCCGACACCGGGTCGTTCGTCCCGTCGCCCGGGGTGTCCTGCGTGAACCAGTAGAGCGTGAGTCCCGCGTCGTCGGCCAGGTACAGCCCCGGCGAGTCGTCCCCGCTGTCCATGACCACGACGTCGTGGAAGTCGTCGTCGTCGGGCACCGCGTACCAGATGTCGTTCACGCCGTCGCCCCGGACGTCGCCCGGCGCCGCGTCGCTGGCGAACTCGTAGAGCGGCCAACCCCGGAACGTGGTCTGCATCGAGCCGTCGCTGCGCATGAACCGGCCGAAGTCCGAACCGTCGAACTCCGAGGTCGTGATCACGGGGTCGGCGTCGAAGACCGGCCAGACGTCGAGGCAGCCGTCCACACAGTTGCTCGTCGGATCGCCTCCGGAGCTACCGGGAACGTCGCGCGAGAAGTAGTACAGCGAGCGCCCCTGGGCATCGATCAACCGCCCGCCGAGAGCGTCGTCGTTGGCCTGCATCACCGTGTAGAAGGGCTCGGTGAGCACGTACCAGACATCGTTGAAGTCATCACCCTCGGTGTCGCCCGGGGCGTCGTCGTTCGCGAAGTAGTACAGGGGCCAGCCCTTGTACGTGGTCTGCTTCGCGCCATCCGCACGGACGATTTCGCCGAAGTCCGAAGCCGACAGGTCCGCGCCCGCCTCGATCTCGTCGGCATGGAAGATCGGCCACAGATCCGCGCACCCACCGACACAGTTGCTGACCGCCGCGCTCGCCCCGTCGGCCGGCAGGTCGCGCGCGAAGTAGTAGAGCGTGCGCCCGTCGCCGTCGGTGAGGATGCGGCCGAGCTCGGGGTCGTCGGACAGCTCGACGGCGGCCGTCGTGCCATCGGTCGGTCCGGTACCGCCCGGAGAGTCGTCGTCATCGTCGTCACACGCAGCGAGCGTGGTCAGACCTACGGTCAACATCATGACGAAAAGGGCCGGCCGCAGGAGGCGCAAGGATCGTCGGAATCGGGGAGAAGGACACGGCATGGTGGAACTCCTTCGGAAGAATCGTCGGGGATCGTCGCGAACGGCACGACCGGCCCGGGCCCATACAAGGTACCCGGCGACCGGCCGCGTGATACAGATGCATCAGACTCTTCTACGAACTCCCCGCCCGGCCGGGACCACCGCCGGCCTGATTCGTCTGCCGCGGCGCACAGGTGCTCGCCCGGAACGGCAGGTACACGGGACAGCGGCCGACCAGACCCGTGACCAGCGGGATCGCCCCGAGCGCGCCCCACCAGCTGCTGAACGCCACTCCCGCGGCGAGAGCCGCGATCCCGACGACGATCCGAAGTCCTCGATCGATTCCACCGACGTTGCAGTTCATGACGGTCTCCTTCTCCGGTGCTCCCGACTCGGCAGCCGGTCCGGTTCGAGGGGAGAACGGGTCCGCGACCCGACGCCCGCGACCCGACGTCCGCAACGATATGCACCACCCCACGGCTGGACCGTGACCACGGTCACCGAACCCGAGTTTCGGTCGGAATCGTCGGGAAGGGGCCGATCAGGGCTCGGCGCGCGTCCGTAGCCCGGCTGGGTCGGACACGGCGATGCGTCGGCGACCGAGCTCGATCAGCCCGTCGCGCTCCAGCGCCGAGAGCACGCGGCTGACCGGTTCACGCGTGCTGCCGAGCTCGTCGGCGACCTCCTGGTGGGAGAGCGCGAGAGGAGTTCCATGGCGCGCCCCTGCTCGCTCGAGCAGCCACGCGGCCACGCGTTGTTCCAGGCGGCGGAAAGTGACGCTCTCGACCAGCGCCATGACCTCGTGCAGGCGCGTCGACAACGAGGCGAACACCAGACCACGCAAGGCCGAAGAGCGCTGGACCAGGTCCTCGAAGCGGCCCACCGGCAACGCGACGGCCCGGGTGGGTTCCTCGGTCCGGCCTTCCGCCGGATAGACGGTCTGGCCGAGCGCGCAGGTCGTGGTGAAGACGCACAGCTCGCCCGGCTCCACCCGGTAGAGCAGGATCTCACGGGCACCGCCGTCCCCGGCGGTGACGCGAACGCTTCCGTCGGTCAGCCACAGGAAGTCCTGACACTGTGCCCCGGGGTCGAACACCGTGGATCCGGCCTCGAGACCAACGGCTCGGGCCGCCGCGACGAAGTCCGCGCGCTCGCCCGCATCCATGGCGCGCAGGGCCGGAAACCGGTGGATCAGATGCGCGAATTCGGCGTCGGAGATCATGGATGCCCGGCGGAGGGAGTGGACCGTGTGCTCCAGGCTAGACATGCAGGCACGAAACGGTCAAGCACCCCGGCTCGACCCGTCGACGACGCGCTCGCGATGGGCCCCGGAATGGCCTTCGACGACGCCGACGCCGGCCCTATCCGTGCGTCTGCGGCGGTTGATGGTGCGCGGTGCCGGTTCCGAACACCTTGTACACAGGACACCACCGGAACAAGCCCGTCACCAGCGGAATCAGTCCGATCGCGCCCCACCACGAGCCATACCAGAGACCGAGCGCGATGAGCACGATCCCGACGACGATCCGTAACCACTGATCGGTGCGACCAACGTTGGTGCGCATGGAAGTCCCTCCATTCGAGGTCGAGTGACCGTGTCGAGCGGACGCGGCACGCGGAGCCTTCGCCTGGCACGCCGCGCTCGACGCACACGATCGCAGTGACTTCCCCCGGCCGACCATCGGGTGAAGTCCCGAACCCCGTCCCGGGGAACGAGAGCGCCCCGCCCGGAAAGTCCGGACGGGGCGCAGATCCCATTGGATCCGAACGACGCGCTAGCGGTCGTCGTCGTCGTCATCGTCGTCGTCGTGGTCCTCGTCGTCGTCATCGTCGTCATCGTCGTCGTCGTCATCGTCGTCGTGCCGGTCGTCGTCGAAATCCGTCCGAGCGGTGACCTCGACACGCAGGCCGAAGACGGTGAAGGCGGTCAACTCGCCGTCGATGTCGCGCTCGACCTCTTCGACGGTGCCGTGGACCTTCTCCTTGTCGCCGTTCCAGCACATGACGCGGGTGGCGTCGTAGACCGTGTCGGTCGAGTCCGTCGCGGCCATGGCCACGCCGTCGCCCCACACGCGGGCGCGCTCGCCGACCTCGAAATCGAGCGCCGGGCGGTCCTGGCAGTCATCGGCCGGGCCGCCGCCGCTGGCCTCCAGATCGGTCACGTCGAAATGCACGCCCATCACGGTGAGCACCGACATCTCGGTGTCGACCATGGTGACCGGGCCACGGACCTCGGACGGATCGTCGTGCTCGTGGCGCTCGCGGTCGACCTCGTAGGCCACGATGCGGTAGGGATCCTCGTAGAAGCGACCGGTGACCTCGACGAAGTCGCCGACCTCGAGCATCCCGCCCATCGGCGGATCGACCTGCCGGAAGACACCGAAGTCGGCGCCGAGGTAGTCACCGACCTCACCCTCGGCGTTCTCGGTGAGCAGGACCTGGATCTCGGTCGCCGTCGTCGGCGCGCCGTGCGGACTCGAGTCGAAGCGAACGGTATAGGCGCCGGTGTCCAGACCGTCGAAGCGGTAGGTGCCATCGAGTTCGGTGCGCGTGGTGCGCGTCGCGATGTTCGCACCGCTCAGCTCGACCATCGCGGCGGGCACGCCGTCTTCCTCGGCGTCGTACACGCCGTCTTCGTCGCGGTCGTCGAACACGGTGCCGCCGATGCTGCCGCCGTCGGCCATCATCTCGACGTCGATCCGTGCGACGAAGGCGATCGACACGCCCTGGTCCACGCCGAAGTCCAGCGTGACGGGCATCGATTCCTCACCGACGTCCCACTGCATGTCCTCGCCCTCGAACGCGAGGTCGAAGGACGCGCCCGCGCCGGCCTCACCGTTGTCGGCGCCGGCCACGGTCACGGTGTCGGGGTCGATGCTGCTCAACGTGAGCACCGCGGGCAGGGCGACGGCCTCGTCGCCGTCGTTGATCGCGACCACGTCGACCGACAGCGTGCCGTCCTCGTAGCGCAGGTTCTCGCCACGCAGGAGGAAGGCCATGTTCGATCCGTCGTGCCCGCTGGCGCGCAGGAAGAAGG
The genomic region above belongs to Candidatus Krumholzibacteriia bacterium and contains:
- a CDS encoding YceI family protein, translated to MPRVLLYLACCVGLAFVAVRPATGAATRYRIEPGEPNEVRFHSEATVESFDGSTDEVRGWIEVDLADLRSGARWRVEVDMASLDTGIGLRNRHMRDNHLHTDEFPVAVFEGESDGATWPAAIPSGGSTILELPGTFTLHGVTRERNLAVTIAHRDDGSMTVETRFPVVLSEHDIPRPKFLMMKLAEEQDVQLELVAIPGDSEVTR
- a CDS encoding DUF2892 domain-containing protein, whose amino-acid sequence is MNCNVGGIDRGLRIVVGIAALAAGVAFSSWWGALGAIPLVTGLVGRCPVYLPFRASTCAPRQTNQAGGGPGRAGSS
- a CDS encoding Crp/Fnr family transcriptional regulator encodes the protein MISDAEFAHLIHRFPALRAMDAGERADFVAAARAVGLEAGSTVFDPGAQCQDFLWLTDGSVRVTAGDGGAREILLYRVEPGELCVFTTTCALGQTVYPAEGRTEEPTRAVALPVGRFEDLVQRSSALRGLVFASLSTRLHEVMALVESVTFRRLEQRVAAWLLERAGARHGTPLALSHQEVADELGSTREPVSRVLSALERDGLIELGRRRIAVSDPAGLRTRAEP
- a CDS encoding DUF2892 domain-containing protein — protein: MRTNVGRTDQWLRIVVGIVLIALGLWYGSWWGAIGLIPLVTGLFRWCPVYKVFGTGTAHHQPPQTHG
- a CDS encoding SdrD B-like domain-containing protein produces the protein MLRRLQRFTVFAMLAAVGLVAGCDSDNPTGNSGAETAARTAIGSGDVGSGPFFLRASGHDGSNMAFLLRGENLRYEDGTLSVDVVAINDGDEAVALPAVLTLSSIDPDTVTVAGADNGEAGAGASFDLAFEGEDMQWDVGEESMPVTLDFGVDQGVSIAFVARIDVEMMADGGSIGGTVFDDRDEDGVYDAEEDGVPAAMVELSGANIATRTTRTELDGTYRFDGLDTGAYTVRFDSSPHGAPTTATEIQVLLTENAEGEVGDYLGADFGVFRQVDPPMGGMLEVGDFVEVTGRFYEDPYRIVAYEVDRERHEHDDPSEVRGPVTMVDTEMSVLTVMGVHFDVTDLEASGGGPADDCQDRPALDFEVGERARVWGDGVAMAATDSTDTVYDATRVMCWNGDKEKVHGTVEEVERDIDGELTAFTVFGLRVEVTARTDFDDDRHDDDDDDDDDDDDDDEDHDDDDDDDDDR